The sequence below is a genomic window from Engraulis encrasicolus isolate BLACKSEA-1 unplaced genomic scaffold, IST_EnEncr_1.0 scaffold_506_np1212, whole genome shotgun sequence.
TGCATATTGTATTGCAtactgtgcatactgtgtgtagAGGACAgtttgtctgtatgcatgtgtgtgtgtagtgcatacaTATGCATGAATCTGCTGCAGACACATCTGTAAAggtatgggcatgtgtgtgagaaagagattgTGTAGATTTCTGTATGACTGTATGCATAAGTGCACGAGTGCACACCTGTGTATCTTCCAGTAGTTGTAtacatgtatttatgtgtgtgtgtgtgcaatgtgcatccTCCCTCAGCATTTGCGCTCACAGTGGATGTatacatgtatttgtatgtgtgtgtgtgtgtgtgtgtgtgtgtgtgtgtgtgtgtgtgtgtgtgtgtgcgtgcgtgcgtgcgtgcgtgcgtgcgtgcgtgcgtgcgtgcgtgcgtgcgtgcgtgcgcgcgcgtatgtaaTGTGCATCCTCCGTCAGCGTTTTGCGTCAGCGCTTCACAGCTTGCTGTTCTGCTGAAACTGGGCCACCAGCGCCAGCACCAGGTCTGAGGCCGTCACTACCTTCCCCTGCATGTAGGAGGCGCTGTTGGCAGCCGTCTCCGTCAGGAAGTAGCGGTAGTTGACCATGATGCCGCAGGAGTTGGCCACGCCGCGCGGGCTGGTGTCCGCGTCCCAGTTCAGCCTCCACATGGTGGCGCCGTTGTGCAGGTGGAAGTTGGCCACGGGGTTGAGGGCGTAGCCGCGCCGCTTCTCGCCGTACAGGTACCAGGCGCACAGCCGCATCAGGGCCGGCTCCAGGCTGCGCGTCAGCCGCTCCGAGCGATGCCAGTCACCCGTGGCCAAGAGGCGACGCAGGGCGTCGAGGGCGGGGGCGCCGGGGGACACTCCCAT
It includes:
- the LOC134444305 gene encoding malonyl-CoA decarboxylase, mitochondrial-like; protein product: VVRQCIEQPFLHISLFPLLQSEFPHIAQFSSLSPIPGFTAWLQGMLGSSRGGGGGGGGGTISGADLLSEQEWREVEETMGVSPGAPALDALRRLLATGDWHRSERLTRSLEPALMRLCAWYLYGEKRRGYALNPVANFHLHNGATMWRLNWDADTSPRGVANSCGIMVNYRYFLTETAANSASYMQGKVVTASDLVLALVAQFQQNSKL